A stretch of the Bacillus anthracis str. Vollum genome encodes the following:
- the pabA gene encoding aminodeoxychorismate/anthranilate synthase component II — protein sequence MILMIDNYDSFTFNLVQFLGELGQELVVKRNDEVTISDIENMKPDFLMISPGPCSPNEAGISMDVIRYFAGKIPIFGVCLGHQSIAQVFGGEVVRAERLMHGKTSPMHHDGKTIFSDIPNPFTATRYHSLIVKKETLPDCLEVTSWTEEGEIMALRHTTLPIEGVQFHPESIMTSHGKELLQNFIRKYSPSVTSC from the coding sequence CAGTTTCTTGGAGAACTTGGACAAGAGCTTGTTGTTAAACGTAACGATGAAGTGACTATTTCAGATATTGAGAATATGAAACCAGACTTTTTAATGATTTCGCCAGGTCCATGCAGTCCGAATGAAGCAGGGATTAGTATGGATGTTATTCGATACTTCGCTGGGAAGATTCCGATTTTTGGTGTTTGTCTTGGGCATCAATCTATTGCGCAAGTGTTTGGCGGAGAGGTTGTCCGTGCAGAGCGATTAATGCATGGGAAAACGTCACCTATGCATCATGATGGAAAGACGATTTTTTCAGATATCCCTAATCCATTTACTGCGACGCGCTATCATTCCCTTATTGTTAAGAAAGAGACGTTACCTGATTGCCTAGAGGTAACATCTTGGACAGAAGAAGGGGAAATTATGGCGCTCCGTCATACAACATTACCGATTGAAGGTGTACAGTTCCATCCGGAATCTATTATGACTTCTCACGGGAAAGAGTTGTTGCAGAATTTCATTCGTAAATACAGTCCAAGTGTGACGTCATGTTAA